The Deinococcus aerophilus genomic sequence GCCGCGTTCGCGGTGGGTCTCCACGAATTCCCGCAGCTCACCGCCGTCCTCGATGCGGCAGAACGCCTGCACCACGCCCAGCCCGGTCTCGCCCTCATGGTGGTGCGACCAGTGATAATGCACCTCGCCGCCGCCCGGCAACGGCGCGAGGCCCTCGATGGCGTCCCCCTCCCACAGTTCGCGCACTCCCAGGCGGGTGTTCACATCGAAGGCGAGCAGGCCCCCTGGCCGGAGGTGAGCCCGCGCCTGCGCCAGGGCCGCGCCCAGGTCCGGTGCGGTGAGCAGGTTGTTCAGGCTGTCGAACACACAGGTGATCAGGTCGAAGCGGCCGGGCAGCGAGAAGCTCCGCAGGTCACCGGCCACGAAGGCCACGTCCGGCAGGCGCCGCCGCGCCTCGGCGAGCAT encodes the following:
- a CDS encoding class I SAM-dependent DNA methyltransferase — translated: MQRPPFTALAAVYDAIMADVEYDHWADFVLTYARDGGLNPVGAAALDLACGTGGFTRELQAAGLHVTGLDISEEMLAEARRRLPDVAFVAGDLRSFSLPGRFDLITCVFDSLNNLLTAPDLGAALAQARAHLRPGGLLAFDVNTRLGVRELWEGDAIEGLAPLPGGGEVHYHWSHHHEGETGLGVVQAFCRIEDGGELREFVETHRERGYDPADLEPLLSAAGFARWEIVEYPDYAPPASDVPRIWAFAWAGPA